DNA sequence from the Vibrio pelagius genome:
AGAATACGGCGGCTGGATGAACCGTAAAGTGATCGATTTCTTCGTTAAGTACTCAACTACGGTGATGGAGCGTTACCAGCACAAAGTGAAATACTGGATGACGTTTAACGAGATCAATAACCAGATGAACACCTCAGCGGACATCTTCGGTTGGTTATGCTCTGGCGTGAAGTTCCCACAGTGCGAAAAGCCGCAAGAAGCGATGTACCAAGCAGTTCACCATCAGTTTGTTGCGAGCGCATTGGTGGTGAAAAAAGGTCACGAGATCAACCCAGGTCTGCAGATTGGTGCGATGTGTGCGATGGTGCCTTTCTACCCTCGCTCTTCAAAGCCAGAAGACATCATGGTGGCGCAGCAAGCGATGCGTGATCGCTACTTCTTCTCTGATGTCATGGTTCGTGGTCACTATCCAAGTTACGCCAAGCGTGATTGGGCACTGAAGGGCTTCAATATAGAGATGCAGCCTGAAGATGAGAAAATCCTAAAAGAAGGTAAAGCGGATTACCTCGGCTTTAGCTACTACATGTCAAATACCTTGGACTCGTCTTCTCACCAATCAACAGAAGAAGCGATGGACGGTGGTCATGAAAACTCAGTAGAGAACCCGTTCATCAAATCGAGCGATTGGGGCTGGCCGATTGACCCAACAGGCCTGCGTTACTGCTTAGCGTCTCTTTATGAGCGTTATGAAGTGCCACTGTTCATCGTTGAGAATGGTTTTGGTGCGGTTGATACCATCGAAGAAGATGGCAGCATCAATGATGACTACCGTATTGCCTACCTTGGCGATCACATCAAAGAGATGAAAAAAGCCGTTGCGATCGATGGCGTTGATCTAATGGGCTACACCCCTTGGGGCTGTATCGACTTAGTATCGTTCACCACAGGTGAGATGAAAAAGCGTTACGGTTTCATTTACGTAGACAAACACAACGACCAGTCAGGAACACTAGAGCGTAAGCGCAAGAAGTCTTTTGAGTGGTACAAAGGCGTGATTGCATCTAACGGTGCCTCTATTTAGAATGCCTGCAATTAAACGGCAGCGAGCGTTGCCGTTTCACTAAGCAATACAATTAGCTGGCTTAGGTCGGCTGATTTTTTATAGAAGGGTAAGTGAATGGTAACCATGCTTGATGTTGCGAACCGCGCTGGCGTCTCGAAATCGACGGTCTCTCGCGTGCTGAACGGCAAGAACATCGTAAGGCCTGACGTTGCCAAGAAGGTCTTTGATGCGATTCAGGAGACGGGCTATCGACCAAACTTGTTGGCTCAACAGTTGGCGACCAAGAAGACTAACTTTATCGGTTTTGTCATTACTAACGAGCTTTTCAATGGCCCTTACTTCTCATCTTTGATGTATCACGCCGCTTCTTACAGTGAAAAATCCAATCATCAGTTGGTGATTACCGATGGTAAACACAGCGCTGAAGACGAGCGCAAAGCCATTAACTTTCTGCTCGATATGAAGTGCGCCGGTATCATTATTTACCCGCAATGCTTGAGTGAATCTGAAATCGCGCAGATCATTGAGAGCACAGACACTCCCATTCTTGTGCTCAACCGTGAAATGCCATCTTCACCTGAACATGCGATCACCACAGACCACTACCAAAGTGCTTGTGTGATGATGGAGCATGTTATTGAACAAGGCCATCAGCAGATCGCTGTGATCCGAGGAAAATCAGGGTCATCGACTGACGAACAACGCTTCGCCGCGTATCGCGATACCTTGTCCAAACACAAAATTGCTTACGACGAATTGAGAGTCGTACAAGGCGATTGGACAATGGAGAGTGGTTATACCTCAGCGCAGGATCTGTTGGCTAACAATATCTCTTTTACCGCGGTGCTGTCGGAAAATGATGATATGGCGATCGGCGCGATGAAAGCTTTTCTAGAGAAGGGCTACAAGCTACCTCAAGATATCTCTATCGTGGGCTTTGATAACAGCAAAGTGGGCGAGTTTTTAACGCCTAGCCTAACCTCTGTGAGTGTCCCATTAGAGCAGATGACGCAAAAAGCCATCTTGAAAATCGTCGGTGACTCAACGCAAGCAGATGTCATCAACACCACAGGTAGTCTTGTCATTCGAGATTCAGTACTCAGTCGCTAAGATACTCGACTTAAAGGAATGCCTAGAAGGTTCTGGAGTGAATCACTTCTAGGCAGGGGATGTTCGGTAGAGTGTTGAGACTAGTGAGCTAGCTTGGCGATGATTTTGCCAACCGTGCGTTGGTTTCTCATATCCAGTAGCGCGTGACCAATCTCTTCGAGAGTAATCACCTTGAGGTTAGGAACTACTACGTCACCAGATTCAACCAAAGCATTTACCGCGTTGCCTGCATCCACCAAGGTTTTCATACCCTTGGCACCATTCACATGACCTGATCCTAGGCTAAGTTGGTGGAAACTGAGACCTTTAAGGAAAGCATTGTCGTAGCGCTCAGGTGCCACGGTTTGCACTAACTCCACCATTTCGCCTTCATAAGCCAATACATCAGCGGCAAATTTGTCGTTGTCGCCGCCGACACAATCCAGCGCAATATCCACACCTTGGTCTTGAGTAATCTTCATCACTTCTGCAACGACATCTGAGCTGCGGTAATCAATGGTGTGAGTCGCACCAAGCTCACGAACCGCCTCATGATTGGCTTGTGAGCAAGTCGTAATTATGGTTTTCACACCAAGTGCTTTGGCAATTTGAATCGCAAAGCTGCCCACGCCACCTGAACCACCAGTGATGAGTAAACTCTCTTTGTTGCTGGCATGCAGTTTATCCACCAAAGCGCGGTAGGCCGTCCATGCTGCACATGGCAGAGAGGCCGCTATCTCTGGAGAGGTATTTGGATGTGGAACCAAAGTGCGAGCGTCTTGAATGGCGAGTTCTGCAAAACCACCATGAGCGCGTCGCATATTGCCGTGATACAGCACTTTGTCACCCACCCGCCAATTTTCTACCTTGCTGCCGATCGCGATGATTTCACCTGAAACGTCTAAGCCACCAACAAATTGATCGTCCATGTTTGGCACCATTCCATGCCAAAAGTTGATTTTTGCATCTACGGGGTTGAGTGCGACAGCCACAACATTAACCAAGACATCAAATTCACTTTCTAAATTGGGTGTTGGGAGTTCTGACACTGAGAATGTATCACTCGATTTTTGGTAGGTAATTGCTTTCATTATCGCCTCTATTCCATGATCTATTATCACTAGAATAGCGTGCATTTCATAAATTGATAATTATCGATTGTTTAGCCTACCATTACATTTTGTTATTAGGTTATAGGGAAGATTCAGCCTAATTATTGGTCGTCGGTTAGTTATTTTTATTGGCAAAATTGAATCGCAAAAGTGTGCGCGGCGTTGATTATTGTGTCAGTACAAGCCTCTATAATCGGCGAAAAGTTTTTGGTAAGTAGATAAAGAACATGAAAACAGAAAAACAGAAGATGTTGGCTGGAGAGCCTTATTTAGCATGGGATGAAGAGTTGTACGCAGAACGAATCGAGTGTCGTAAGGTTCTACAAAAGCTCAACAATAGTATCCCAGACAGTGACGAGTGGCGTTCTGCCATTGACACCTTGATCCCTGACTCTGAAGGCGCTTATTTAGAGCCACCATTTCGATGCGATTACGGCTCAAACATTAAGCTGGGTAAGAATTTCTACGCCAACTTTAACTGCGTGGTTTTAGATGTAGCAGAAGTGACGATTGGCGACAATGTGCTGTTTGCCCCTAATGTACAAGTGCTTACGGCAGGTCACCCATTGGATGTGAAGAGCCGTGTTGATGAAGGCGTTGAATTCGGTACGCCAATCTCGATTGGTGACAATGCTTGGATTGGTGCTGGAGTGATCATTTGCCCTGGCGTGAACATTGGCAAAAACAGTGTGATCGGTGCGGGTAGTGTGGTGACCAAAGATATTCCAGACAATGTTGTCGCAGTCGGAAACCCATGCAGAATTTTGAGAACAATTGATAACGATTAATAGCACCATCAAATAGACAAAGCCCGAACCTAGATTCGGGCTTTGTTTTTTCTATTTTAGCTAGATGCTAGATGCTAGATGCTAGATGCTAGATGCAGCGACTTGTTGAGTCTGTTTCTTGTCTAATAGACCACTGAATCGAGTCAGTGCTAGTGCAACTAAGACAATCACAGCGCCAATCCAAGGTGTGTTCATTAAGCCAGACTCTGCGACAATGATACCGCCTCCCCAAGAGCCCAGAGCGATACCTACATTGAAGGCAGCTATGTTCAAGCCTGATGCTACGTCTACTGCATCTGGCGTGTATTTCTCTGCCAGCTTAACCACGTAGACTTGTAAGCCTGGAACATTACCGAAGGCAAAAGCACCCCAAATCAAAATAGTAGCGACTGATGCGTACGGGTTAACCGCCGTGAAGTTGAATACAACCAGTACCGCAGCCAGACCAGAAAAGATAACCGTTAGCGCTTTGATTGGCCCCATTTTATCGGCCATCTTACCACCCCAGATGTTACCTACCGCGACTGAAACACCGTAGACTAACATGATTAGGCTGATTGCACTTGAGTCGAAACCAGACACATTTTCTAGGATCGGAGCGAGGAACGTAAACGCGGTAAATGTGCCGCCGTATCCCAGTGCTGTAATTGCATAAACCAGTAGCAATCTTGGTTGAGTCAGAACTTTCAATTGAGCAGAAAGCTTCGTTGCTGGTGGCTGTTTTAGGTTGTTAGGCACCAATAACGCACTGCCGATCAGAGCAATTAAGCCTAGTAAAGCCACGATCAAGAAGGTCGCTTGCCAGCCAAATGTTTGACCAATATAAGTGCCTAGTGGTACGCCAGTCACGAGTGCTACGGTTAGACCGGTAAACATAATCGCGATCGCACTTGCCGCTTTCTCTTTGGCCACCAATCCCGTAGCGATGGTTGAGCCAATAGAGAAGAACACACCATGAGCCAAGCCCGTTAATATACGTGCGGCGATGAGAGTGTTGTAGCCAGGTGCTTGCCAAGCCAACAAGTTACCCACCACAAACAGCGACATGATGGTGAGCAGTACCAGTTTTCGATTCCACTTACCGGTAAGTGCAGTCAGTACTGGCGCACCAACGGCAACACCCAGTGCGTAGAGGCTAACTAACAGGCCTGCAGAAGGTAGGGATACGTTGAGATCGGTTGCCATAGTTGGTATTAAGCCAACGATAACAAACTCTGTGGTTCCTATGGCAAAGGCGCTGAGCGTCAATGCAAGTAAAGCTAAAGGCATAATTATTTCTCTTAAAATGGGTAACACATAAAAGTGGGAGTCGGTTGTGACTCGTTTCGTTGGCAGGGATTATGTGAGAAATCGCTTTTGCTAAAAATAGTGTGATTAACAAATTACTTTTGTTATAAATGCAATAGTTGCACTATCTATTACTTAGGGGGAGCGGGTGATAACACGTTCGGATGATTTAGAGATTATGCTCACCGTGGTCGATAGCGGCGGGTTTTCAGCAGCTGCGCAGGCGCTTGATATTCAAGTAGCGAGAGTCTCCCGAAGTATTAGTAAGATAGAGAGTCAGCTGGGTGTTTCCCTGTTCAATCGTACGACGCGACGCGTAGAGCTAACCGAAGAGGGCAGGCAGTTTGTCGACTCGATTCGAGCCGGTTTAAGGATCATTCATGAGGCAGAAGAGGAGATTGTTTCGCGTGGTGAGCTTCCCAAAGGCCGGCTACGAGTAGACGCAGCCAGTCCGTTTGTGTTTCATCAACTCGTCCCTCTAGTCAGTGAATTCAATAGCGCTTATCCAGACATCGAACTAGAACTGACGTCAAATGAGGGGTTTGTTGACTTGATCGAGAAGCGAACAGACGTGGCAATACGAATTGGTCAGTTAACCGATTCGACGCTTCACGCTCGTCCATTGGGTAAGAGTTTGCTCTATATGGTGGCTTCCCCTGAGTATCTTGCTAAGCGCGGAATCCCTCAAAAGTTTGAAGAGCTCTCTAGCCATCACACAGTCGGCTTTACTGGAGCTAAGGTGCTTAATCACTGGCCGCTCCCAAACCAAAACTATGTTGAACCAACCATCACAGCCAGTAACGGAGAAACGGTGCGCCAGCTCGCTCTGGCAGGCAATGGTATCGCTTGTTTGTCTGGCTTTATGGTTCATCAAGACATTGCAGCAGGGCGACTCATCCCTTTATTAGAGCAGGAGAAGCTGACCAACACAGGGCGTGAAACAATCAATGCGGTGTACTACAAGTCTTCCTCTGTCTCTAAACGCATCTCTGCGTTTATTGATTTTATACAGCCAAGGTTGAGTTTGTAAAGTTGTACTTTTCAAAGGGCCGTTTAAAAATAGAGTTTAAGCGGGGTGTTA
Encoded proteins:
- a CDS encoding LacI family DNA-binding transcriptional regulator translates to MVTMLDVANRAGVSKSTVSRVLNGKNIVRPDVAKKVFDAIQETGYRPNLLAQQLATKKTNFIGFVITNELFNGPYFSSLMYHAASYSEKSNHQLVITDGKHSAEDERKAINFLLDMKCAGIIIYPQCLSESEIAQIIESTDTPILVLNREMPSSPEHAITTDHYQSACVMMEHVIEQGHQQIAVIRGKSGSSTDEQRFAAYRDTLSKHKIAYDELRVVQGDWTMESGYTSAQDLLANNISFTAVLSENDDMAIGAMKAFLEKGYKLPQDISIVGFDNSKVGEFLTPSLTSVSVPLEQMTQKAILKIVGDSTQADVINTTGSLVIRDSVLSR
- a CDS encoding sugar O-acetyltransferase, translated to MKTEKQKMLAGEPYLAWDEELYAERIECRKVLQKLNNSIPDSDEWRSAIDTLIPDSEGAYLEPPFRCDYGSNIKLGKNFYANFNCVVLDVAEVTIGDNVLFAPNVQVLTAGHPLDVKSRVDEGVEFGTPISIGDNAWIGAGVIICPGVNIGKNSVIGAGSVVTKDIPDNVVAVGNPCRILRTIDND
- a CDS encoding MFS transporter: MPLALLALTLSAFAIGTTEFVIVGLIPTMATDLNVSLPSAGLLVSLYALGVAVGAPVLTALTGKWNRKLVLLTIMSLFVVGNLLAWQAPGYNTLIAARILTGLAHGVFFSIGSTIATGLVAKEKAASAIAIMFTGLTVALVTGVPLGTYIGQTFGWQATFLIVALLGLIALIGSALLVPNNLKQPPATKLSAQLKVLTQPRLLLVYAITALGYGGTFTAFTFLAPILENVSGFDSSAISLIMLVYGVSVAVGNIWGGKMADKMGPIKALTVIFSGLAAVLVVFNFTAVNPYASVATILIWGAFAFGNVPGLQVYVVKLAEKYTPDAVDVASGLNIAAFNVGIALGSWGGGIIVAESGLMNTPWIGAVIVLVALALTRFSGLLDKKQTQQVAASSI
- a CDS encoding 6-phospho-beta-glucosidase, which encodes MNNEFPNDFLWGGAVAAHQLEGGWDANGKGVSVVDVLTAGAHGVQRRITDGVIDGENYPNQVAVDFYHRYKEDIKLFAEMGFKCFRTSIAWTRIFPNGDEAEPCEAGLKFYDDLFDELLKYDIQPVVTLSHFEMPYHLAKEYGGWMNRKVIDFFVKYSTTVMERYQHKVKYWMTFNEINNQMNTSADIFGWLCSGVKFPQCEKPQEAMYQAVHHQFVASALVVKKGHEINPGLQIGAMCAMVPFYPRSSKPEDIMVAQQAMRDRYFFSDVMVRGHYPSYAKRDWALKGFNIEMQPEDEKILKEGKADYLGFSYYMSNTLDSSSHQSTEEAMDGGHENSVENPFIKSSDWGWPIDPTGLRYCLASLYERYEVPLFIVENGFGAVDTIEEDGSINDDYRIAYLGDHIKEMKKAVAIDGVDLMGYTPWGCIDLVSFTTGEMKKRYGFIYVDKHNDQSGTLERKRKKSFEWYKGVIASNGASI
- a CDS encoding LysR family transcriptional regulator, which produces MITRSDDLEIMLTVVDSGGFSAAAQALDIQVARVSRSISKIESQLGVSLFNRTTRRVELTEEGRQFVDSIRAGLRIIHEAEEEIVSRGELPKGRLRVDAASPFVFHQLVPLVSEFNSAYPDIELELTSNEGFVDLIEKRTDVAIRIGQLTDSTLHARPLGKSLLYMVASPEYLAKRGIPQKFEELSSHHTVGFTGAKVLNHWPLPNQNYVEPTITASNGETVRQLALAGNGIACLSGFMVHQDIAAGRLIPLLEQEKLTNTGRETINAVYYKSSSVSKRISAFIDFIQPRLSL
- a CDS encoding zinc-binding dehydrogenase, producing MKAITYQKSSDTFSVSELPTPNLESEFDVLVNVVAVALNPVDAKINFWHGMVPNMDDQFVGGLDVSGEIIAIGSKVENWRVGDKVLYHGNMRRAHGGFAELAIQDARTLVPHPNTSPEIAASLPCAAWTAYRALVDKLHASNKESLLITGGSGGVGSFAIQIAKALGVKTIITTCSQANHEAVRELGATHTIDYRSSDVVAEVMKITQDQGVDIALDCVGGDNDKFAADVLAYEGEMVELVQTVAPERYDNAFLKGLSFHQLSLGSGHVNGAKGMKTLVDAGNAVNALVESGDVVVPNLKVITLEEIGHALLDMRNQRTVGKIIAKLAH